CTCGGTGAGCTGGGACGACAACGCGCTCCGGCTGGCCCGCCGGCCGCGGCCCCTGTCCCGCAATACTGCGGGCGCGGGGCTGTTGCTGATTCCTTCGGCCTTCACCGGACCGGGTCCGTTCACCCGCGTGACGCCGCCGGAACCGCCGCAACTGGCCTATCCGGCGCGCGGCACGGGCTCGCTGTGGGGACCGCGGCCCATCACCGGGACCGATGCCCTCGCCGCCGTACTCGGCCGCTCCCGGACCCTGCTGCTGACCGAACTGGAGACTCCGGTCTCCACCACCGAACTGGCCCACCGCACAGGGCTATCGGCTGCCGGAGTGTCCCAGTGCCTCACCGCGCTGCGCGACGCGGGCCTGGTCAGTGCCCACCGAGCCGGCCGTTCCGTGCTGTACGCCCGCACCTCCGTCGCCGAATCCGTCCTCGCCGCCTCCCCATAGGTTGCGAGTTCAGATTCACGATTGTGACCAACGGACCTTCCCCATCGACGTGACGCCCCCGCACCCTGCCTCCACCGGCCACTACTCCCGGGCATACCTCCGGCGAATCCGACCCGTCCTCGAGGGCCGGATGGCCACCGACGACCTGGCCACGCTCGACACGCTCCTCGCCGACGACGGACCCCACAGCCTCCTACACCGAAACGACCTGATCGTCCGCGGCACCAGAACAGCATGGGTAGCCCGCCGGCCCTGAATTGTGCGTTCGAGGACGTGCGGGAAACGGTCATCGCGCACAACGCGGATCAGCGCACGATGGAACGCGCGATGCGGAATCCCACGTCGTCGACCTGGAAGCTCGGGTGGCTGCGGCGCCGCGCGGAGGCCCGGCAGCTCCAGTGCTCGTCGAACCAGCCACCGCCCCGTAGCACCCGGTACGTGCCGTAGACCTCGGCGTCGTAGATGTCCCAGCACCAGTCCCAGACGTTGCCGAGCATGTCGTAAAGGCCCCACGGGTTGGGCCGCTTGCCGCCCACGTCGTGGATTCGCTCGTGCGAGTTGCCGCGGTACCAAGCGATCTCGTCGAGCGGCCCGTAGCGCGGTCCTGTCGTACCGGCACGGCAGGCGTGCTCCCACTCGGCTTCGGTCGGCAGCCGGTACCCGCCGGCGGATGCGTCCCACTCGATGCCTTCGCCGTCGGCATGGAGGTGATAGGCGGGCGCGAACCCGTCGCGTTGGGACAGGGCGTTGCAGAACCGGACCGCGTCCCACCACGAAACACCCTCGACGGGCAACTGGTCCCCTTGGGTGGTGCTTGGCCGCTGGCCGGTGATCTGTGCGTACAACGCCTGGGTGACCGTGAACGCCGCGAGCTGGTACGGCGCAAGCTCGACCGACCAGCTGCGCTGCGTCCGCCGGTCCGACAGCGTCACCTGCCCCGGAGGGACAGCGATCATCTCGCTT
The Streptomyces lunaelactis genome window above contains:
- a CDS encoding formylglycine-generating enzyme family protein, whose amino-acid sequence is MDASAVSEMIAVPPGQVTLSDRRTQRSWSVELAPYQLAAFTVTQALYAQITGQRPSTTQGDQLPVEGVSWWDAVRFCNALSQRDGFAPAYHLHADGEGIEWDASAGGYRLPTEAEWEHACRAGTTGPRYGPLDEIAWYRGNSHERIHDVGGKRPNPWGLYDMLGNVWDWCWDIYDAEVYGTYRVLRGGGWFDEHWSCRASARRRSHPSFQVDDVGFRIARSIVR